TGCGCGGAAGAGATGTCGTCAGTTGGCGCGGCAGCCGCCGGAATACATGATTCATGGCGTTGTATTTGAGTTTGGAAGTTTGTCTGATCTCATGCAGGTGGCCTGCAGGTGGGAGCTTGGTGTCGAGGAGTCAAGGAACGAGGACGTGTGCAGGagttgaagagagagagcttcAATATATAAAAAGCAGTGTCGTAGGGACGATCATAAAGTCATCAAACACACAACCTCAATTAGAAATGGGAAAGATTGACCCATCCTATCAGGCCTGGAAAAGATGTGAAGTTTGGGCAGCTGGAAGGTAGAGGCTGAGCTCCAAGCGCGCGCATGACGTCACCGCAGCCAGCGAGCGTGCTTTCTACGGTGGTGGGTCCAGTCTTATTGCCAGGTTCCAGTGTTCCACGCTTAAAATAACGTCTTGGAACCTCCATCAGACCATCACctttcaccatcaccatcatcgccatcattaCCCAAACAACAGATCTGCTCTTGACCCTCGTCGTTCGGTGTGATCCTCTTCCACGCGGGAATGTGGGCAGCCCAGCCAATGCCAGTGGAATCATCATGTGGCTTGACACTAGAGATAAGGACTGGCGATAAgccaggtacctacctatctgGTAGATACCTGCTCCAGAAATGTCTCCTTGACGGACAGCGCCCAGCATCCGTCAGTGCCATTGTAATCCAGATCAGTTGAGTGAACAGGAATGGACGCTTCTTCTGGCTCGAGCTCACCCGCGACTCTTGCTACCGAGCCCCCAACCCGCGATCGAGCGAGACTATCCTCCCGACCTGAACGTCCTTGCGATACCTGTCGCAAGCGCAAGCTGAAATGCGCAAAGGCCCCTGGTCATGAACGATGCGTTCTATGTATATTCCACGACCGCGACTGCACCTATGAAGATGCGCCTcagttgaggaggaaaagaggcTCCGGTGTCGGACAGCCTTCCCCGGAGACGGTGGACAGCAGCACCGCATCCGGCAAGAGACGAAAAGCTATCACTGAGGATGCCACCCCATCACTCCTCGACCAAGCTCTCGGCCTCCACCGAACGACACATTTCAAGTACATTGGCTCGAGTTCTCCCCAGCAAGAGAAGCTAGTCGACATTATACATCAAGTTGGCCCATCACAGGACTGCTTGACCGGCACCAAGTTTCGTCGTGTTGCGCACCATGTTACCTTCTTGTCCAAGCCCGACCATGATGCGCCCTTGAGCAATGACACAGACCGAGATCTGGAAGCGATAGAGAGCCTAGTGAGTCCCCACGGGCGAGGTTTGGTGGACTTGTATTTTGGAACAGTGCACCCAAGTTACCCAATCCTCCACAAGGGCGTTTTTATGGAGAAATACAAACGATCCTATACCGAGTTTTCGCCTCCGCTTCTCGCGGCCGTGTACCTGCTGGCCATGGACTGGTGGGAGTTTGACCGCGAACTGTCGTCACAGGCCAAACCGGATACCGGCGCCTTGTCACAATGGGCCACCAAGGCGCTGATGGATGTCATGCATCGACCCAAGCTGTCGTCAGCACAAGCTGCGCTCTTGCTGTTGCAGAGGGCGGGCTGTGACTCATGGATCCTGACGTCCCAGGTTGTTGCCCTGGGTGAGGAGCTAGGATTGCACTTGGACTGCTCCGACTGGAATATTCCTGACTGGGAGAAGggtctccgccgccgcctttcCTGGGCCCTTTTTATGCAGGACAAATGGGGGAGTCTCATTCATGGCCGTCCATCCCATATTTCGTCCTCATGCTGGCAGCTTCCTGACATCACCCTGAATGACTTTCCCGAGTCCGCGGCTGATGACGAGAATAGAGAAGGCAGCAGCGAAGTAGAGAAGGGTCGACTCTTGTTCATCTATTTGACCAGACTAACCATGATTATGACAGAGGCAAAGGAATGTCTGTATGGACCACACGACACTCGAGTTCAGGCAATTGTCAGATCTGCAGGCCTTCAGGGGCTGTTGGAGCTCGTCAAGCCTCTTGTTGTCCA
The sequence above is a segment of the Podospora pseudoanserina strain CBS 124.78 chromosome 5, whole genome shotgun sequence genome. Coding sequences within it:
- the DAL81_2 gene encoding Fungal specific transcription factor (COG:L; EggNog:ENOG503NVUA), whose protein sequence is MDASSGSSSPATLATEPPTRDRARLSSRPERPCDTCRKRKLKCAKAPGHERCVLCIFHDRDCTYEDAPQLRRKRGSGVGQPSPETVDSSTASGKRRKAITEDATPSLLDQALGLHRTTHFKYIGSSSPQQEKLVDIIHQVGPSQDCLTGTKFRRVAHHVTFLSKPDHDAPLSNDTDRDLEAIESLVSPHGRGLVDLYFGTVHPSYPILHKGVFMEKYKRSYTEFSPPLLAAVYLLAMDWWEFDRELSSQAKPDTGALSQWATKALMDVMHRPKLSSAQAALLLLQRAGCDSWILTSQVVALGEELGLHLDCSDWNIPDWEKGLRRRLSWALFMQDKWGSLIHGRPSHISSSCWQLPDITLNDFPESAADDENREGSSEVEKGRLLFIYLTRLTMIMTEAKECLYGPHDTRVQAIVRSAGLQGLLELVKPLVVQLKDWMHSLPPELRMSDIKTRKLCSNGYLHLSYLVTEIIIHRHIISNLDSAPSPLIALCRDAARARLERAVAFVDALKPEHLQAFWWFAAPKSLAYIRTYGGLLWATSATEDEAEFYRKKLADFRWGLKVRAKGVGFVTAALKEMEESLSEIDMSRGVAVPESTGG